The following are from one region of the Pirellulaceae bacterium genome:
- a CDS encoding DUF808 family protein codes for MSSGLLTLLDDVAAIAKLAASSLDDVAAGALKASSKAAGVVIDDTAVTPKYVVGLSPSRELPIVWNIAKGSLKNKLLILLPIILLLGHLVPWSIQPLLAIGGLYLCFEGYEKLHHTVRHLFLPSLQHPVEPMATISPHELETMRTAGAIRTDFILSAEIMAIAYATVRDDSFPIKLAALITVALCITAGVYGVVAMILKADDFGLQLVKAERSSMAQSIGRMLVHGMPTVLSILSFVGTAAMLWVGGGILIHSFAPLHHQIEDFSHGFDNGAAAWAMEAAISLLLAIPVGLVAVICVKLARLLAGRSQFCIALCLASIMTSARTPLAAQDWLFGNDRQTLGILPRGGGWDWTDQLISNGWRIQQQAGSEHYRLLNPHDRRLAVGSFEYCLQELNRHRTAADVAANKPHVVVLLHGLAGSRSYMSNMEAYLRDTGGFQVISFGYASTKCNVQELTVALENVLRSFDGVERVSFVAHSLGNILVRHLLFRYQNLANPPPIEFERMVMISPPNRGALLADSAGQRHLAQTVLGPVVDQLAPSHGWRDLEPQLATPWFEFGILAGGKGNSQGYLAAISGDDDGLLPIDTHDLEGASDFLQVGGLHPLMPHYKATQAATVHFLRHGHFPR; via the coding sequence ATGAGTTCTGGCCTGTTGACTTTGCTGGATGATGTGGCGGCAATCGCCAAGCTTGCTGCTTCGTCGTTGGATGATGTGGCTGCCGGTGCTCTGAAAGCTAGCAGTAAGGCCGCTGGTGTTGTCATCGACGACACCGCTGTAACGCCCAAATATGTCGTCGGACTGTCCCCCTCCCGCGAATTGCCGATCGTTTGGAATATCGCCAAAGGCTCGCTCAAGAACAAACTGCTAATACTGTTGCCAATCATCTTGCTCCTGGGACATCTTGTTCCATGGTCGATCCAACCACTGCTGGCAATCGGCGGACTGTATTTGTGTTTTGAAGGCTACGAGAAGCTGCATCATACCGTGCGGCACCTCTTTCTTCCCAGTCTACAACACCCAGTAGAGCCGATGGCTACGATTAGTCCCCACGAGCTGGAGACCATGCGCACGGCCGGAGCTATTCGCACTGATTTCATTCTGTCCGCCGAAATCATGGCAATTGCTTACGCCACTGTGCGCGATGATTCATTTCCTATCAAATTGGCAGCACTAATAACGGTGGCCCTATGCATTACAGCCGGTGTCTACGGTGTGGTAGCGATGATACTCAAGGCCGATGATTTTGGTCTACAGCTAGTGAAGGCCGAACGTTCCTCTATGGCTCAATCGATTGGTCGGATGCTGGTTCATGGCATGCCCACAGTCCTTAGCATCTTGAGTTTTGTAGGTACGGCTGCCATGTTATGGGTTGGCGGCGGTATTCTGATTCATAGCTTCGCACCACTCCATCACCAGATCGAAGACTTTAGCCATGGTTTCGACAACGGTGCTGCGGCCTGGGCAATGGAGGCCGCAATTAGCTTGCTGCTCGCGATCCCTGTCGGTCTGGTTGCTGTAATCTGCGTCAAACTGGCTCGCCTGCTAGCGGGAAGATCGCAGTTCTGTATCGCGCTCTGCTTGGCAAGCATCATGACGTCGGCGCGCACGCCATTGGCCGCGCAAGATTGGCTGTTCGGCAACGATCGCCAAACGCTGGGAATTCTGCCACGCGGAGGTGGCTGGGATTGGACCGACCAACTTATTTCGAACGGGTGGCGTATTCAGCAACAGGCTGGCTCGGAACACTATCGTTTGCTGAATCCTCACGATCGCCGATTAGCAGTCGGCTCCTTTGAGTATTGCCTGCAAGAGCTCAATCGGCATCGAACCGCAGCAGACGTAGCTGCCAACAAGCCACATGTAGTCGTGCTGTTGCATGGACTGGCCGGTTCGCGAAGCTATATGAGCAATATGGAAGCCTATTTGCGCGATACGGGTGGCTTTCAAGTCATTAGCTTCGGTTACGCCTCCACCAAATGTAACGTGCAGGAATTGACCGTTGCGCTGGAGAACGTTTTGCGCAGCTTCGATGGCGTCGAGCGAGTGAGCTTTGTCGCGCACAGCCTGGGAAACATTCTGGTGCGACATCTGTTATTCCGCTATCAGAATTTGGCCAATCCGCCACCCATCGAATTTGAACGGATGGTCATGATCAGCCCACCCAATCGTGGCGCACTGTTGGCCGACTCTGCCGGACAACGTCATCTAGCCCAGACCGTGTTGGGGCCGGTCGTCGATCAATTGGCTCCCAGCCATGGCTGGCGCGACTTAGAGCCGCAATTGGCCACGCCCTGGTTTGAGTTCGGAATCTTGGCGGGCGGCAAAGGGAACTCGCAGGGCTACCTAGCCGCAATCTCTGGTGACGATGATGGTTTGTTGCCGATTGACACCCACGATCTAGAGGGCGCCAGCGATTTCCTACAGGTCGGCGGGCTGCATCCGCTGATGCCACACTACAAAGCCACTCAAGCTGCCACCGTCCATTTTCTACGCCACGGTCACTTTCCGCGCTAG
- the smpB gene encoding SsrA-binding protein SmpB gives MPTEAAKPPTAGKSGLQPTIKLISTNRQVRRSYEILESVECGMILRGSEVKSLRDGKCQLDEAYGRVKGDTLWLVGCNIAEYPQASVWNHEPKRHRQLLVHKREMVRFLKKAKEKGLTLVPLRVYFNQRGIAKCELALCKGLKLHDKRQKMKATDARRDIERSLRRPKR, from the coding sequence GTGCCTACTGAAGCGGCCAAACCGCCTACCGCTGGCAAGAGCGGTCTCCAGCCGACGATCAAGCTCATCAGCACGAATCGACAAGTCCGTCGCAGCTACGAAATTCTCGAATCCGTCGAATGCGGCATGATCTTGCGCGGCAGTGAAGTAAAAAGCCTGCGCGACGGCAAATGCCAGTTGGATGAAGCGTACGGACGCGTCAAGGGCGACACGCTGTGGTTGGTTGGCTGTAATATTGCCGAGTACCCGCAGGCATCGGTTTGGAACCACGAGCCCAAACGGCATCGGCAACTGTTGGTTCACAAGCGCGAGATGGTGCGATTCCTTAAGAAGGCTAAAGAGAAAGGACTGACGTTGGTACCGCTACGAGTTTATTTCAACCAGCGCGGGATCGCGAAATGCGAGTTAGCGTTGTGCAAAGGGTTGAAGTTGCATGACAAGCGCCAGAAAATGAAAGCTACTGACGCTCGACGCGATATAGAGCGCTCTCTGCGCCGCCCCAAACGCTAG
- a CDS encoding ABC transporter ATP-binding protein gives MLYISQLKKSFLLPDGGRLPVLDIPQYRLAAGEQAVLIGQSGGGKTTLLHSIAGLLAVDSGTIELDGIEITRLSEQGRDRVRAAKLGYVFQTFNLLPGFTALENVRLGMTFASGKHDLARAKELLDRVGLADRLGHKPAALSVGQQQRVAVARALANQPRLLLADEPTANIDPANQQKIIDLIRECCQAEQIALLVVTHSMQIAQQFDRVDRLEAINMASGASQSA, from the coding sequence ATGCTCTACATTTCCCAGTTGAAAAAATCGTTTTTGCTACCCGACGGTGGTCGCCTGCCAGTGCTGGACATTCCACAGTATCGCTTGGCTGCTGGCGAACAAGCGGTGTTGATTGGCCAAAGCGGTGGCGGCAAGACCACGTTGTTGCATTCCATCGCAGGATTGCTGGCGGTGGATTCGGGAACGATTGAACTGGACGGAATCGAGATCACGCGGCTGAGCGAACAGGGGCGTGATCGCGTCCGGGCTGCCAAGTTGGGTTATGTGTTTCAGACTTTTAATCTACTGCCAGGTTTTACGGCGCTGGAGAATGTACGATTGGGAATGACTTTCGCCAGCGGCAAGCACGACCTCGCACGGGCCAAAGAACTGTTGGACCGCGTGGGACTGGCAGATCGCTTGGGCCATAAGCCTGCTGCCCTGTCGGTCGGCCAGCAGCAACGTGTGGCTGTGGCTCGCGCACTGGCCAATCAACCTCGACTGCTGCTAGCCGACGAGCCCACCGCCAATATCGATCCGGCCAATCAACAGAAGATCATCGACTTGATACGCGAGTGTTGCCAGGCGGAGCAGATCGCGCTGCTGGTGGTGACGCATTCCATGCAGATCGCGCAACAATTTGATCGAGTCGATCGGCTGGAAGCGATCAACATGGCCTCCGGCGCATCCCAGTCGGCATAA
- a CDS encoding ABC transporter permease, whose amino-acid sequence MNLFTIALRNIQQRGLASALTTLSMALGVAMVVLVLSISWLVTESFDRNSNVGYNLIVGSKGGSLQLALNSVFYLSKPIEVIPYEEYLELIPGKEGRQREIQRIGGRVAEPERSGLFQAYTSGKGFAIPICLGDYFGPFRVVGTTADFFDKLRHGADGQLEYKFSQGRNLLNYSPDNGYYEAVLGAQVARVMGRQVGDYLQTTHGDPDGEGHGEKFKIVGILESTGTPNDRAAFINIEGFYWMDNHAREAADPANPDQFKVDVQQTIDTDQPPRLPLHRRDLTAILVKTGEPMFAVNLLWTINKRLNTQAVSPLSEIANLLQVFVTPISNVLLILTVLVCLVSAISILVSIYNSMNERRRDIAVMRALGARRDVIMLIILLESLLIAVGGGMLGWLIGHGVGVAASGFIEQQTGLQVGMFNTVSWQEAVLIPGLMVLAILAGIIPAWAAYRTDVSRNLAS is encoded by the coding sequence GTGAATCTATTTACCATTGCGTTACGCAACATCCAACAGCGTGGCTTGGCATCCGCGCTGACCACGCTCAGCATGGCTTTGGGTGTTGCCATGGTCGTATTGGTGTTGAGCATCAGTTGGCTGGTAACCGAATCGTTCGATCGCAATAGCAACGTGGGTTACAACCTGATCGTCGGCTCAAAAGGCGGCTCACTGCAACTGGCTCTCAACTCGGTATTCTATTTGAGCAAGCCGATTGAAGTCATTCCATACGAGGAGTACTTGGAATTAATTCCCGGTAAGGAGGGCCGCCAGCGAGAGATTCAGCGGATTGGTGGCCGAGTGGCGGAACCGGAACGCAGCGGTCTATTCCAGGCTTATACATCGGGCAAAGGATTTGCGATTCCGATTTGTCTAGGTGATTATTTTGGGCCGTTTCGGGTGGTCGGTACCACCGCCGACTTCTTCGACAAATTAAGACACGGTGCCGATGGGCAACTGGAGTACAAGTTCTCGCAAGGCCGCAATTTGCTGAACTACTCGCCAGACAATGGATACTACGAAGCTGTACTGGGCGCGCAGGTCGCTCGTGTGATGGGACGACAGGTCGGTGACTATCTGCAAACCACACACGGCGATCCCGATGGCGAGGGACACGGCGAGAAGTTTAAGATCGTGGGCATTTTAGAGTCCACCGGCACTCCCAATGATCGTGCGGCCTTTATCAACATCGAAGGGTTCTACTGGATGGACAATCACGCTCGCGAGGCTGCGGACCCAGCCAACCCCGACCAGTTTAAGGTAGATGTCCAGCAGACGATCGATACCGACCAACCGCCGCGACTGCCTCTTCACCGCCGCGACCTGACGGCCATCTTGGTCAAGACCGGGGAACCAATGTTTGCCGTGAATCTGTTGTGGACCATCAATAAACGACTCAACACCCAAGCTGTCTCGCCGCTGTCAGAAATCGCCAATCTATTGCAAGTCTTCGTGACGCCGATCAGCAACGTGCTGCTGATACTGACGGTACTGGTGTGCCTGGTCAGCGCCATTAGTATTTTGGTCAGCATCTACAATTCCATGAATGAGCGCCGACGCGACATCGCTGTAATGCGGGCTCTTGGTGCTAGGCGCGATGTCATCATGCTGATCATTCTGCTGGAGTCATTACTGATTGCCGTCGGCGGTGGCATGTTGGGCTGGCTGATAGGACATGGCGTTGGCGTAGCCGCCAGCGGATTTATTGAGCAGCAAACCGGCCTGCAAGTCGGTATGTTCAACACAGTCTCCTGGCAGGAAGCGGTACTGATCCCCGGCTTAATGGTGTTGGCTATCTTGGCAGGCATCATCCCCGCATGGGCGGCTTATCGTACCGATGTTTCTCGAAACTTGGCCAGCTGA
- a CDS encoding ComEC/Rec2 family competence protein: MEPPTASAPDTPETTVGSTIKLLVHRYPLVGFVAAWILGIGLAALAPGALDQFSWWPAAILSILLAFGWMYRQSVWIVRLTSLVTALLAAMWMSLLRAPADYDSLSEVAMRQSQPIALRGVIISVPVWSPNQKHRPVDDHSLRWVTQWNVRWHEIGQGDTWTAIQSTSRLKANSFVDTLLPGDEIEVHGLLTAIWPATNPGMHDAAKRASRHGRFVQVTTDSPHQIVQRDTRHWNYWPVRLRGLAVVAVNRSLHRYVSNLQAPLAAALVFGQREQVDWQDRQQLMTTGTIHMLAISGLHVDLVAGTILVLCLLVRAGPRTTLLLVVGACMMYAVLAGGKPPVLRAVILITTIAIARYWGHQGRLTNLLGLAALVLLVFNPQHLTSIGVVLSFMAVATLGTFSSLSPNIHPRRSALQHLLEENLSPARRRSLALGRSLFSAIRMSFWVWLMAVPLIWHHFHLVSPIAILLNIVLMPPLTISLIGGLVTGLLGWLAPIGWLAGQVTGASLSLILWLVECGDALPAGHVWLPAPPLWWSITFYAVVVFWLLLRHSKPTVTLAMPLVAWLVVGVAWFVPGPRGLAGWHSSWAANSQTTQLRCTFLDVGHGTCVVIELPDGRVWLYDAGHLGDSLRSHEWIAPTLWHLGICRVDTLILSHADADHYNAVPGLLTRFGVGRVASTRRFWNSSKPDVRALQQGLRSRAIQCHTWDTQTSIAPMNNLSVLILHPPGNFRAETDNADSLCLQLEFAGVRLLLTGDVEGSGMATLCGWPPRHCEVMMAPHHGSLTNDVSELINWCQPKVIVVSGSQRTVRLPVLDRFAAAEQLGITFRDGAIQVRVDTNGNLQTLHWDRWQWTELASQSGEFPAEGPLEP, from the coding sequence ATGGAACCTCCAACCGCTAGTGCGCCCGACACACCCGAGACAACCGTTGGTTCCACCATCAAACTGCTGGTACATCGCTATCCGTTGGTGGGGTTCGTAGCGGCCTGGATTCTGGGGATCGGATTGGCCGCACTAGCACCCGGCGCGCTCGATCAGTTCTCATGGTGGCCGGCGGCGATCCTATCTATCCTGCTGGCATTCGGATGGATGTACCGACAATCCGTCTGGATTGTGCGACTGACGTCGTTGGTCACCGCGCTCTTGGCAGCAATGTGGATGTCTCTATTGCGCGCACCTGCTGACTATGACAGCCTTTCTGAGGTGGCTATGCGGCAATCGCAGCCCATTGCCCTGCGGGGCGTCATTATCAGCGTACCCGTGTGGAGCCCCAATCAGAAGCATCGCCCAGTCGATGACCATTCGCTGCGATGGGTTACTCAGTGGAATGTGCGCTGGCATGAAATTGGCCAGGGAGATACCTGGACTGCCATCCAGTCCACCAGTCGGCTCAAAGCCAACAGTTTCGTAGATACTCTGTTGCCGGGAGACGAGATCGAAGTCCACGGATTACTGACCGCCATCTGGCCAGCGACCAATCCCGGCATGCACGATGCTGCTAAGCGCGCCAGTCGTCATGGCAGGTTTGTACAGGTGACGACTGACAGCCCACATCAGATTGTTCAGCGTGACACGAGGCACTGGAATTACTGGCCTGTGAGGCTTCGCGGCTTGGCCGTAGTGGCGGTGAATCGCTCCCTTCATCGGTACGTCAGCAACCTTCAGGCTCCACTGGCAGCAGCCTTGGTCTTCGGACAGCGTGAGCAGGTGGACTGGCAAGACCGACAACAATTGATGACTACCGGGACGATTCACATGCTGGCCATCAGTGGCCTGCATGTTGATTTGGTCGCTGGTACGATTCTCGTATTGTGTTTATTGGTGCGCGCTGGTCCCCGAACAACGCTTCTGCTGGTTGTAGGTGCATGTATGATGTATGCCGTGCTGGCAGGAGGCAAGCCGCCAGTGCTGCGAGCCGTGATATTGATCACTACCATTGCCATTGCCCGATATTGGGGACACCAAGGGCGACTGACTAATCTGTTAGGGTTGGCGGCGCTCGTCTTACTGGTGTTCAATCCTCAGCATTTAACCAGTATCGGGGTCGTCTTGTCGTTCATGGCGGTTGCTACGCTGGGAACCTTCTCATCGCTGTCGCCAAACATACATCCACGGCGATCTGCCCTGCAACATTTGTTGGAAGAGAACTTGAGCCCTGCACGACGCCGAAGTTTAGCCCTGGGACGTTCCCTTTTCTCGGCAATCCGAATGAGCTTTTGGGTATGGCTGATGGCTGTCCCCCTGATCTGGCATCACTTTCACCTAGTGTCGCCAATTGCAATACTTCTGAACATAGTGTTGATGCCACCGCTGACAATTAGCTTGATCGGAGGATTAGTCACCGGATTGTTAGGATGGCTAGCACCGATCGGTTGGTTGGCAGGACAAGTCACCGGTGCAAGCTTGAGTTTAATTTTGTGGCTGGTCGAATGCGGTGATGCGCTGCCGGCGGGACACGTGTGGTTGCCTGCTCCACCACTGTGGTGGAGCATTACTTTCTACGCTGTGGTTGTATTTTGGCTGCTGCTAAGACACTCCAAGCCAACGGTAACGCTCGCTATGCCTCTGGTGGCATGGTTGGTTGTGGGAGTGGCTTGGTTTGTTCCAGGACCGCGCGGTCTGGCTGGCTGGCACAGCAGTTGGGCAGCCAACAGCCAGACCACCCAACTGCGGTGTACGTTCCTGGATGTGGGGCATGGCACGTGCGTGGTAATTGAACTGCCGGACGGAAGAGTATGGTTGTACGACGCAGGTCATCTGGGGGATTCATTGCGCAGCCACGAGTGGATTGCTCCAACACTGTGGCATCTGGGCATTTGCCGAGTCGATACGCTGATCTTGTCGCATGCAGATGCCGATCACTACAACGCAGTTCCGGGGTTGCTGACGCGGTTTGGGGTGGGCCGGGTTGCGAGTACTCGGCGCTTTTGGAATAGTTCTAAACCGGATGTCAGAGCCTTACAGCAGGGCCTTCGATCGCGCGCTATCCAATGCCATACGTGGGACACACAAACGTCAATCGCACCGATGAACAACTTGTCGGTACTGATTCTGCATCCGCCTGGTAACTTTCGCGCCGAAACCGACAACGCGGATAGCTTGTGCTTGCAATTGGAGTTTGCTGGAGTCCGACTGCTGCTGACCGGCGATGTGGAGGGGTCTGGAATGGCTACATTGTGTGGATGGCCGCCCCGTCATTGTGAAGTTATGATGGCACCGCATCACGGCAGCTTGACCAATGACGTCTCAGAGCTGATAAACTGGTGCCAACCCAAAGTCATCGTAGTCAGCGGCAGCCAGCGCACCGTTCGTTTGCCGGTGCTAGACAGATTCGCCGCAGCCGAGCAGTTGGGAATTACGTTTCGCGATGGAGCTATCCAAGTACGCGTTGATACAAACGGCAATCTGCAAACATTGCATTGGGATCGCTGGCAATGGACCGAGTTAGCGTCTCAGTCTGGGGAGTTTCCAGCAGAAGGTCCTCTTGAGCCGTGA